The region TTCAGCATCATTATTGGCGTTGAGGTCCACCCCAGAGTTCAAGAAGAAGGCTGTGTGGACCAGAGCCTACGGCTGGTGACCTTCGTAGAGAACTCCTAGCCAGCTTTGCCTCGCTGAAGGAAACCCCTTATTTTTGCTATGAACCTCAAGCAATTTGAAAGTCCAAACTGGTTTGTGCATCGCAAAGACATTTTGCGTCTTTGTCGTCCAAATGTGGATTCTCAAGAGAAGAGAAATACAAGGACTGATCGTCGAGTGTGCATAGTCACCTAGCAACACCAAAACACCCAAGTAGCTGAATAGCTACGCTAAGAAGCCAGACTCTCAGTCTCAGGCAAAGTTTACAtgttttactcaagtacttagTGTGGTAAAGATGATTACATGAATCTCCCTCTgaccaaaataataataaaaaaaaaatcaacattaaaattggaACTGCACTGTTGTGTTATATAgtaaaaatttaaaaaaatttttttaaagcatgtgATTTTCAAAACATCAGCTGTTTGAGAAGACAAAGCCATTGGTAACTAACATAAGTAACTTCACACTTAATACATTACAATAGTGCTACACAGCATAAGTGTTTGTGGTGAAAACAATTACAGTTAAAAATGTATTCATTTCCTTGCAGGTAAATAATTGTTTGGAGTAATACATACTGTGCAGTATTTAGTATTTACTGCACTTACTTCAAGAGCCACATTATATGTCCTGTGTCAGATTTACCATATGCGTCCAGCTATAGAAAAGAGGAAGGAGACGGAAGGGTTGTGTTTGTCCTCAATAAAATGGTGTCCTTCCCTCTTCATTTAGTTCCTCTTCTTCGTCTCACTCCAACTCACAAGCGACTGTCTCCGTTCTTGCAGTAAGATTTGAAATGTTATGGCAGAcccttttaaaaatgtatagaTAAAGGCTTTTAGCAGAGGCGTGCAAGCTAACGTTTGCTTTGGTGTATTCATTGCTGCAGCAGGCGGTTTGTGTCTCACCTAGAGCCAACAGTGGGAGATAGGCCATTAGCAGGTACGGAAAATAGACATAGACAGGACCTGGGGCGGGAATCTGGCCAGAGAATATTCCCTGAGACTTGTAATATGGCAATGCCTGTAGAACACTGACTCCTGAGAGAAAGGAGGAAGACACATTAGTGTTGTGACCGGACAACAGCTGGTAGACCGTTTTACTGAAAAGTAAGACTGATGAAATCAACTTTCTGGGCAACGTTGTACTTGTACCAAAAATACACTTCTCTTAGAAAGCGTAAAAGGTATAAAAAGTATTGTGGGGATGgaggatggatgtgtgtgtcccAATAATTCCTGCTCACATAGTTTAGGCAGTGTGAGCAGTACCCGCCCCCCTACAAAGATTAAATGAAACCTTCACCACTGGTTAGTGTATGTTTTCATTGTCTTTCCGGTGTTGTGCAATGGCAAAAACTGCGGGCTGCGGTGTGGCCCCTAAATACAACCCCTCCTAACTCTCAGCATCTCAGTATGCTGTCTCCTGTGTGCCTTTTCCTGCTTGCTCAATGATCTATTTCCTAACCACATGGGCTACTTGTAACACTTTGAAGCAAACTCTCACTTTGCCACAGTCCGAACTACTTTACATCTGCAGATCTTAGTTGTCAAACTATATAATTAATTAGGGAGCAATTTGCATTCGCTACAGAACAATTATGCACGCGTCTACTACTGTGGCATCTACTCCGGTGGCATCGATGCACGCGGCCTACCTTCCGCGATCACAGACAGGCCATACACGGTGACGGAGAGGGTGTAACGGGTCCACACCAGGCTGATCGACGGGGTGCTGATGAGACACAGCAGCTCGCACGGGTACCTGCGGAACCGACACCTTAGCTAAAGAGCTGACCGTGCGGTTTCTGGACTTTCAAAGCTGGGCTTCGTGACACATTAGCACGCCTGACGTTTTCATTGAAATGGGGTGAACTGCGGTTTAAATGGACGCATTATATAAAATGTTGCGAACATGAAAAGAGCAACAACTGATTGCAGTCCTAGAAATGCGTGAATATAATGGGAAAAGGCCGGGGTGATGTATGCATTCAGGATACGCACCTTAACAGGCCTAACACGTTCCACAGataaaacagcacacacactatagTTTTGCTCTGAAACTCCTCTTGATTTATGATCAAGAATAAAACGAAATTTCTCTGCATCACCTGCGATGACATAAGAATAAAAGATTTAGACTGCATGCACGAAGCATTTGAACTTTAGCTAATCAAAATGTAGGTGCTGCACACTTCATGACCTTTCGAAATCAGTGAATGCCCACTCTTTGGACAAGCAATCCAACACCCTCCTAGCCTACACATGCGTTACCTGGACAAACCGAGCGAGAAGTCTGCGGTTCTCAAGTCCGTCTGCTATGTGGAACAGCTCCAGTATTGACAGAAGCTGGCATGAACTCATCATCACTCCCACAAAGTAGAAGGTGCCAGCCAACGCGTCTAACGACAGAGTATGTGAGGGAGTTAAAAACAAGCTAGATGACTTCATATACACAACGGCAGGGCCAAAGGTGGGCAATGGAGTATTTATGGGCGGTCTGTAATTTAATCTTGACACGTCTTTTAGTTAAACcgttgtgattttttttacttCCCTTATTCCAGTTGAACATTTTGCAATTCTTTTTATTGTATGTTTACGTGTAGTACGTGGTGCACTTAAGAACCACCTGAAGAAGGCTAAACAACTCCAGCATGCCTCCTTCAATGTTTGTTTATGGTGGATCACCCCGCTGCTTACCACTGCCAAACGATATGAATCTAGCAGACATGTTTGTAAAGATCCACGTGTGTCCGTAGAACTGCAGCAAATAGTACAAGAACAGGTAGGCATCTCCAACTCTGTAACTGCAGAGATAAAGTACAGGCATAAGATCAAGTTTAAGCGATGGCCTGCACATACGATGTACGTTCAGATGTTGGATTATCCGTCTTGATCGCTTGAAACAAACTCCTCCTATGCATTTAGGATAATGACAACGCCACGTGAGGCAACGTTGAATACATTAGGAGAGAAAGTTTTTAGAGGCGCATGCTATCGTCACTGTGTGCTTCTTTCGGATTTATctgtgcattttcacaaataacgATGTCTCTCTCACATGTAGCTAAAACATGTGGAGCCATTTGAGATGAACGTTGCAACACCCACATCTGAACCATGTCGCATTCTCGGTTAACCCGCAGAGTTTCGGGAGAGGCTGCGCGTTACAGTTCGAACTCGCTGTGCACAACCTGTAAATGAACGTGACACTGCCACAAACGTACAGTTTATTGGTCCTTACCTAATGTCCTCCTCTCCACGATCATTATTGTTTTGGTTATTGTCCTTCTCTTTGGAAACCATCATGCCTACATTCTTGTATTAGCTGTGCCCGTGACGTCACGGGGGCAGGACCGACATAGGGCTTTCCCCAAAGAACAACGCCAGATAGTGGATTTTCTATTTAGTTGAcctcgggtgtgtgtgtgtgtttttttattcgTCTTAATCTAGAATACGTTTGTCCAACTGCTCAAATTCTGGGAAATTTTTATAGATGCTCACTGATAGATAAAAACGGATGTGGTTTTATGGTGAATTTTGCGTTTTTTGAAACCGTGGTAGGCCTACTGATCTCTGCTGAAGATTTTACCACTGGTGGACTTTCAGTCATGGTTTCCGCTTGCCATATGAAATGTGCTCACAAGGTTAACTGTTCATTCAGTGACATTTATttctaatgtttttttatttatgtttttataAAGTGTTTTTTACTGAAGACAGTTTTAGTAATAATTACAGCAGTACTTAATGTCCACAGGCTTTTTAACTGAAACCACCTTAAGGCCTGAAAATAGGAGAAGACAGGAGCAAATGAGTAAATGACAAGACATTTGCCCTGTTATCATATTACACCATATTATGATTTTCTCACGAGTGTTTGTTGTCATCAGTTCCCACTGCCATCTGCCAGGGTGACGTTCTACCAGTCAGGGTAACAGTCTACAAATTTTGTCGACAGACTACCAGTAGTCTGGGCGAGAGAACGTGAGTGCGTGCTTCTACTGAAGGATGTTTGAGGAGACTGAGGGTGTTCATGGGATGGCACCATATGTTGCTAAGACACCATTCAGTGTGTGTCAGACATttcttattttaaaaaatacatataaatgtatatagaaTACTACATGTCTaaaaataatataatacaaatataataacactatatatatatatatatatatatatatatatatatatatatatatatatatatatatatatatataatacatgtctaaaaataattagaacagcagctagaacagcttcaactcttctgagaAGGCTATGCCCAAGGtctaggagtgtgtttatggggatttttgatcattcttccagaagcgcatttgtgagatcacatactgatgttggatgagaaggtctagctctcagtctccactccaattcatcccaaaggtgttctatcaggttgagatcaggactctgtgcaggccagtcaagttcatccacaccagatggagaagtgcgattcatcactccagagaacgtgcctccactgttctagagtccagtggcggcgtgttttacaccactgcatctgacattttgcacttggtgatgtatggcttggatgcagctgctcaaccatggatcctgttccatgaagctctctgtgcactgttcttgagctaatctgaaggccacatgattGACTCTGGAGAAAGTTGGTGAATTCTTCgtactatgcgcttcagcatccactgaccccgctctgtcagtttatgtgtcctaccacttcgtggctgagttgctgtcattcccaaacacttccattttcttataattcagctgacagttgactggaatatataggagtgaggaaaatacacgactggatttgttgcacaggtggcatcctatcatagttccacgctggaattcactgagctcctgagagtgacccagtttttcacaaatatttgtaaaaacagtctgcaatGGTGCTTAACCTGtagccatggaagtgattggaacacctgattccgatagtTTGGATGGGTATCGGGGAATCACTGTACCCCTAAAGAAAACATATcataatgtatgtatatggTATGATTTGATTTTGGCCCAGTAGAATTGTGCAGGTTTTTCTGCACCTTTATTTTGTACTGCCATACTTTCAGTTTCCTTCATCCACACACAGACTGTCCAGTTCCCTGTGACACTGCTAAAGCTTAATTTTGAGATCAACCTTGTAGTTTCACATCTCATTTtgtacaattttttttatttatttatgaaatATGTGAATTAATTCTATAGGTACATGTGTGCTACAGAGAGTGAATAGACAGCACTGGTCCATTAACAACCAGGTGGGCCTGGTTTTTATCTGTCCTGGCAACATTTATTTGGTGCTCTTTCCAATATGACACACCTATATCTTCAAAAGCTCATCAAGTTTGACTTGCTGTTTAAGTGAAAATCTGTGACGTACTGTTCTGAGTCTTGGAGCTGGTTTCTGACAAACATGGGACAGGTCCAACATGTTACGGCATGCAACGGTAAAACCACGACATAGTCCATCACCTGACAAATCCAACTTCTGCAGCTCCAATGTTTGTCTAAACTTTTCAGCAGGGACTATGACCGGATTGCAATTGCCTGAGCAGTGTTTGGGATTTTGGCGAGTGAGAAAGCAGGAGGGCCTGCGTCTTCCTGAAATACGTGTTCTAACAGTTCATGTGGCGATTGTTACTGCCTAGTGGAGCATCACCAACATCCGTCACCCTCCCACTCTCACAACCATCCCTACACCCAGTTCGCCTGTCAGGTGCAGTTCGTCTGTAGGAGCATTCAGCTGTATTTCAGTTATTTTTAGTTAAGCCACATGGTCACAAAATAGGAACTGAATTGTGATACTTTGTGACCAAAGGCAATTTGTGTTGCAGCAGCTAAAGTGCCAATCCATGCCGTCAGAAATAATGGTTGTGCAAGAAACCTTTGGTAGTTTATGACTTTTAATAGCTTTAAAATGAAGAAgcattgtatttttttattatacatTGTATCTTATGATACAAATCTTGGAAATGTACATATACATTAGTGACAGACTGTTAAATATGCCATTGTTATTCATTTCTGAGAATTgaatctaataataataataatataataataatagtaataatacattttatttttagagcTATaagcaactcaaagtgctttgccatccaaaaatatatataaataagtaataaaagcacaacacaacaaaaaattTAAAGGATAAATTTTCAAATACATT is a window of Brachyhypopomus gauderio isolate BG-103 chromosome 14, BGAUD_0.2, whole genome shotgun sequence DNA encoding:
- the hacd4 gene encoding very-long-chain (3R)-3-hydroxyacyl-CoA dehydratase 4 isoform X2, giving the protein MMVSKEKDNNQNNNDRGEEDISYRVGDAYLFLYYLLQFYGHTWIFTNMSARFISFGSDALAGTFYFVGVMMSSCQLLSILELFHIADGLENRRLLARFVQVMQRNFVLFLIINQEEFQSKTIVCVLFYLWNVLGLLRYPCELLCLISTPSISLVWTRYTLSVTVYGLSVIAEGVSVLQALPYYKSQGIFSGQIPAPGPVYVYFPYLLMAYLPLLALERRQSLVSWSETKKRN
- the hacd4 gene encoding very-long-chain (3R)-3-hydroxyacyl-CoA dehydratase 4 isoform X1, which produces MMVSKEKDNNQNNNDRGEEDISYRVGDAYLFLYYLLQFYGHTWIFTNMSARFISFGSDALAGTFYFVGVMMSSCQLLSILELFHIADGLENRRLLARFVQVMQRNFVLFLIINQEEFQSKTIVCVLFYLWNVLGLLRYPCELLCLISTPSISLVWTRYTLSVTVYGLSVIAEGVSVLQALPYYKSQGIFSGQIPAPGPVYVYFPYLLMAYLPLLALGSAITFQILLQERRQSLVSWSETKKRN